AAGTGGGAAGACCCGTTCCGCCTGACCATGGACTCCTACTGGAAGTACCAGGCCGAGAAGGAGCGCAAGCTGTACGCCATCATCGACGCGTACAACCAGAACAACGGCCACCTGAACGTGACCGACGCGCGCTACATCAACGCCATGAAGATCTTCCTGTCGGCGGTGCCGTCGCTGGAATACAACGCCCACCGCGGCTTCGCCCGCCTGGGCCGGCACATGGCCGGCGTCGGCCCGCAGGTGGCCTGCCAGATGCAGGCCATCGACGAGCTGCGCCACGCCCAGACCCAGATCCACGCCATCTCCAACTACAACCGGTTCTACAACGGCATCCACGACTGGAAGCACATGAACGACCGGCTGTGGTACCTGTCGGTGCCCAAGAGCTTCTTCGAGGACGCCTGCACCTGCGGCCCCTTCGAATACATCATCGCGATCAGCTTCTCCTTCGAGTACGTGCTGACCAACCTGGTGTTCGTGCCCTTCGTCTCGGGTGCGGCCTACAACGGCGACATGGGCACCATGACCTTCGGTTTCTCCGCCCAGTCGGACGAAGCCCGGCACATGACCCTCGGCCTCGAAGTCATCAAGTTCATGCTCGAGCAGGACCCGGCCAACCTGCCCATCGTGCAGAAGTGGATCGACAAATGGACCTGGCGCGGCGTGCGCCTGCTGACCATCGTCGCCATGATGATGGACTACATGCTGCCCAAGCGCGTGATGAGCTGGAAGGAAGCCTGGGAGATCTACTTCGAGCAGAACGGCATGAGCCTGTTCAAGGACCTGGCCCGCTACGGCGTGAAGGTGCCGGAGTGCGTCGAGCAGATCAAGAAGGAGAAGAACCACATCTCCCACCAGGCGTGGACCACCTTCTACGCCGCCGCGCCGATGACCAACTTCCACACCTGGATTCCGAACGAGGACGAGCTCGACTGGCTGTCGGAGAAGTACCCGGAGACCTTCGACACCTACTACCGCCCGCGCTTCGAGTTCTTCCGCGAGCAGGCCGACAAGGGCGAGCGCTTCGTGAACCCCAACCTGCCGCAGCTGTGCCAGGTGTGCCAGATCCCGATGCTGTTCACCGAGCCGGACGACCCCACCCAGATCGCCTACCGCCAGGTGGAGCACCAGGGCGAGAAATACCACTTCTGCTCCGACCACTGCCAGCACATCTTCGAGAACGAGCCGGAGAAGTACGTCGAGGCCTGGCTGCCGGTGCATCAGATCATGCAGGGCAACTGCTTCGCCGAGGGCGACGACCCGACCGCGCCGGACTTCAACCCGATCGCCTCGGTGCTCAGGTACTGGCACATCGAAAACGGCCGCGACAACGGCGACTTTGCCGGCTCCGAGGACGAGAAGAACTTCGCCCAGTGGCGCGGCATGGCGACGTCCAACCAGTAACTGAACGGGGGATATCGGCGAGTGCCGGTGAAGTGACAGACACCCTCCCCTTCAAGGGGAGGGCTGGGGTGGGGATGGGTTTCAACGGTGGCAACGCTCACCCCATCCCCCTCCCAACCTCCCCCTTGAAGGGGGAGGGGTCTAGACCGAACACAGCCGGCACGATCCGTAGGGCGGATAAGCGCAGCGCCATCCGCCAACCCACCGCAAAAACCCACAGGCTTCAGGAGACCGACATGTCCGTTCAATCCATTCGCCCCTTCGAGCCCGTCGTCAAGGACGCGGCCGCCAACTTCCATGGCATGCAGGTGGTGTACCTGTGCTGGGACAAACACCTCATGTTCTACGCCCCGGTCGCCAAGATGCTGCCACCGACCCTGACTTTCCAGCAGCTCATCGACACCGAGCTGACCCAGACCTACAGCCGGCATCCGGATTTCGCCCACATCGACTGGACCGCCGTGCAGTGGAGCAAGGACGGCGAGCCCTTCACCCCGGCGCTGGACACCTCCCTGCGTGAGAACGGCATCACCCACAAGAGCGCGATCCATTTCACCACGCCGGGCCTGAACGGCCTCAACGGCACCGGATTCTGAAGCGGAGGTTGGCGTGAGTTTCGAACTGACCATTGAACCCCTGGGCCAGACCATCGAGATCGAGGAAGGCCAGACCATCCTCGACGCCGCCCTGCGCGCCGGCATCTACCTGCCCCATGCCTGCTGCCACGGCCTCTGTGCCACCTGCAAGGTGGACATCGTCGACGGCGAGGTGGACCACGGCGAGGCCTCCAGCTTCGCGCTCATGGACTTCGAGCGCGACGAAGGCAAATGCCTGGCCTGCTGCGCCACGGTGGAAGACGACATCACCATCGAAGCCGACATCGAAGAAGACCCGGACGCCCGCAACCTGCCGGTGCAGGACTACGACGGCGAGGTCACCCGCATCGAATCCCTCACCCCCACCATCAAGGGCGTATGGATCAAGCTCGACCACCCGGCGCAGTTCCAGGCCGGCCAGTATGTGAACCTCGAGCTGCCCGGCGACATCGGCGCGCGCGCCTTCTCCATCGCCAGCGCCCCGTCCAGCGACGGCGAGGTGGAGCTCAACATCCGCATCGTGCCCGGTGGCAAGGGCACCACCTATGTGCATGAAGAGATGAAGGCCGGCGACCGGATACGCATCACCGGGCCCTACGGGCGCTTCTTCGTCAAGAAATCCGCCCACATGCCCATGATCTTCATGGCCGGCGGCTCCGGCCTCTCCAGCCCGCGCTCCATGATCCTCGACCTGCTCGAAGAAGGCTGCGAGCTGCCCATCACCCTGGTGTACGGCCAGCGCAACCGCGACGAACTCTACTACCACGACGAGTTCACCGCCCTGGCGGAAAAGCACCCCAACTTCACCTACGTGCCCACCCTCTCGGACGAGCCCGAAGGCTCGGACTGGGACGGCTTTCGCGGCTATGTGCACGAAGCGGCCAAGGCCCACTTCGACAACGACTTCCGCGATCACAAAGCCTACCTGTGCGGCCCCCCGCTCATGATCGACGCCTGCATCACCACCCTGATGCAGGGCCGGCTCTTCGAGCGCGACATCTACACCGAGAAATTCATCTCGGCGGCGGATGCGCAGCAGGTGCGAAGTCCGCTGTTTAAGGCGATTTAAGAAAAGCAGAAGCCCGCGAAAGCGGGCTTTTGTTTTTGGGCTCGTACAACTCAGTTCCGTGGGGCGACTGTCGCCTCAGTTTGTACTCAGTCCGCTCAGAACCTGAAGCGGTCTTTCGCTTAAAGCATCCGAACTGATGCGATAGACATGAAATCATGACAATCGTATTCTGATCATGAACATATGGTAAGGATTGCCTTCATCACGTCTGCGGGCTTTGTGGATTTGGTTATGACTGAAAATAAACGCGCCGCACTGCCCAATCTCAGGTGTCACAAGGGGTTCAAGCCAGCGGGGGCGGTCACGGCATACCGCAGCCAACTGGTTACGTGCGCAATTTTCCGGTCTACAACAAGTTAGCGGGCAATGGAAATTTCTAAACTCGATGTCGCAACGAGACAGCTTGAGTCGGCCATAGCCCTCCATTTTTCGGGCGGTGACTATCTTGCGGTCGTCACGCTAGCGGGCGCAGCAGAGGAAATCCTGGGCAAGCTCCTTCAGCGCACCGGGAAGCGCGCCATGATCGACCACTTGATTGATCTCGATCGAGAGCTTACCGGAGGTCGTCCATTCGAGATCATCCGGCAGGAGATCAACGGTGTCCGCAACTCCCTGAAGCACGCGAATGATCCGAACGAAGACAAGATCGTGGTCGAGCCGGGAGAAGCTATAGCCATGCTGGGGCGTGCCGTGGTCAATTACGTTTCACTTACAGAATCTGCCACGCCGGCAATGGTCCGCGTCTACCGCCAGCTCATGAAGCTGCATCCCGATGTTGCCCGCTGACAATTTGTCCAAGCCGACGCCGCTTCGCGACGCGGCTAAACTCAGGTGTTTGGCATGACGCCCATGACCCTCGATGACTGCGAGAAAATCTTTGATCAAGCGCTATTGAGCGAGAGTGAGTCAGCGTTCTGTGACGCCATAGAGCCGCTTTTTGGACAGTACGAGATTATTTCACTTGAGTTCGGCCGAGGCAGCATTTTTTGGCGCGCCAGAACTGTAGAGCAGGAAATCTATCCGAATATCTCTGACCTTGACTATCCACCTCCCGAGCTTGCTAAGCAGGGACGCGTCAATGACCGCGGCATCCCATGCTTTTATATCGCACAGGGTAAGGAGACAGCCCTCGCTGAAGTTGGCGCAACGGAAGGTCAACTCGTCCAGCTAGCCGGTTTTAGGATCAAAAACGAATCTCCTATCCGACTCGCGGTTATTGGCGAGTACGCAAATGTGCAGAAGAATGGGTACATGCACTTCGCCGGCCGGGATCCTGATATGACGATCGCAAAAATTATTAACGGGATGCCACGACACGACGCCGTGAAGAAGATCTACATTGACAGGTTCTTCGCCAGCGTCCTTGCAGATCCAGACGCATCGAACAATGGTTACATGTTTAGCCGGGCCTTAGCCCAATCGATATATTCGAGAATCGGCGCAAAAGGCATCGCATTCCCTAGTGTGAAGGACCGCGGCGGGTTCAACGTCGCCGTCCAAGCCGAGCCATCTGACCAAAGCTTCCATAACGTCAGTTGTATTGTGGTTCGCATTGGAAAGCCAAGAAAGTTTGGCTTGGTTGAGTTCACGATTATCAAGTCAGCCGAGCGTCTGGACGACGATTGGAACTTCATCTGGCTTGATGGAGGTGATCCTGACGTGATTGGCATGTACAACATGACCAAAGAGGAGTTCGAAATGGCGTCGCGCAATCCCGGCGATAGAAACAACCTCCTTCGTGTGCTTCACTCGACTGCCATACGTCGCTAGCTCATGCCTAACAATTCAGTCAAAGTCGCTCCCCCCGGTCGCTGGACGTCCCGCAAGCGGGCCGCCTTTTACCTAAAATGTTAAACGTCAGCTTCGAGGCGTAAGCAGCCATATTTGCGTTGGCATCAATTGGCGCCACCGGACAGTGCGCACATATCCGAGATGGTAGGTCGCCACGACATCGTTCTCGGCGTGCCCATCACGAGCGCCACTGACGCGGCGCCGACCGGCCAAAACTCCTGCATCGCCGAGACCGTCATTCCCGAGCCCGCGCATCCGTTCGCGCCAGATAACGCTCCACCGCATACAGATTCCGCCGTGCCTGCACATGCTCCGGCATGAGCCTGACGGCTTCACGCAGTTCGCGGGCCGCCGCTTCCCATTGGCCTTGTTGCCCTGCAAGCAGGCCGAGTGCCAAGTGCAGTTGGCCGGGTGCCGGGGATTTCGCGAGGCCGGCGCGTAGCAGTTCAACCGCTGCGTCGGTCCGTTCGGTGGCTGAGAGCAGGGCGGCGAGGCCGAGGCGGGCCGGTTGCAGCGCGGGTTCGCGCTCGAGGGCGCGGCGGTAGTGCGTTTCCGCGCCGGTCACGTCGCGCTGGGCGAGGGCGATGGCGGCCATGTCGAGCTGGACGCTGGGCATGTCGGCCATGGCCTGGCGGGCGGCGGTCAGCGCCGCCATCGCGGCCCGGCGCGTGGCGACCGATGCCGGCGCGAGGCGGCTGTCGGGCAGGTCGACCAGGCCCCGGGCGGCGGTGATGCGCACGGCCCGGCGCGGGTCGGTGAGCAGGGGGGGCAACTGGGCGAGGCGTTCCGTGGCGGGGCGGGCGGCGACGGCGAGGGCGGCGGATGCGCGCACGACGGGATCGGGGTCGGCGAGCGCGGCGGCGGGCACCGGGCCGGGGTTGCGCCGGGCCCAGGTCTCCAGGGCGGTGGCGCGCACGATGGCCGGTTGGGTGGTGTCCGCGATCAGGGCGGCGAGGCGCGGGATGGCCGTTGCCTCGCCCCGGCGTGCGGCGGCGAGGATCTGGCCGTAGTGTTCGGGCCGGGCATGCTTGCCGTGATGGCGTTCGATCGCGGCCTCGGCCCATTCCGCGCCCTTGTCCGCATGGCAGTTCTGGCAGGCGTTGGGGGTGCCGATCGTGCGGGTCAGGTCGGGGCGCGGGATGCGGATGGCGTGATCGCGCCGGGCGTGCACCACCATGTAGTTCTGGCTGGGCATGTGGCACGCGACGCATTGGGCGCCGGCGCTGCCGGGCGTGTGGAAATGGTGTTCGGGCGCGTCGTAGTGCTTCGCCTTCAGGCCCGGGAAGCGCCGGGTGTCGGGCGTGGGGGTGTGGCATTGCAGGCACAGGCTGTTGCCCGGTGCGCGCAGGGCGCCGCTGTGCGGTTCATGGCAGTTGGTGCAGGCGACGCCGGCCTGGTACATGCGGCTCTGGCGGAAGGAGCCGTATTCGAACACCTCCGCCATCTGCTGGCCGTCGGCGTGATAGAGGTCGGCGCGCAGATTGTCGGGGATGAAGTTGTCGAGCAGGGGGGCGCCGGGGGTGGTCTGCTCGACCAGCCGGGTGCGCCGGGCGTGGCAGGCGGCGCATTGGTCCACCTGCGCAGGGCCGCCGGCGCGCTCGGCGTAGAGCGCCTGGTTGGGGGTGCGCACGGGCGCGCCCTTGGCATTGCCCGCATGCGCCAGGGCGCGGGCGCTGTCCACATGCGCGCGACCGCCGCCGTGGCAGGCCTGGCAGCCGACGTTCGATTCGGCCCAGGTGGTGCGGTAGCTGTCCTGGCGGTCGTCGTAGCCTTTGCGGTAGGCGGTGGTGTGGCATTCGCCGCACATCATGTTCCAGTTCTGGTAGCGGCCGGTCCAGTGCAGGTTGGAGCCCGCCGGGACGGCGCCGTCCGGATGGAGGCTGAACCACTGTTTGCGCCCGGTATCCCAGGCGAGGGTGAAGGCCTGCAGCCGTCCGCCGGGCAGCGGCAGCAGCACCTGCTGCAACGGGCGGACGCCGAAGGTGTAGTCCACCGGGAATTCGGCGGGTTGGCCGCCGGCATCCTCGGTGACCACGAAATAGCGGCCATCATGGCGCACGAAGCGCGCCTGCTCACCCGGGCCCGAGAAGTGCGCCGCGGCGAAATCGCCGAGCACGGTGCGCGGGCCGGCCTGGGCCATGGCGTGGGCATGCTTGGAGTCGGCCCAGCGCCCGGCCTGTGCGGTGTGGCAGCCCAGGCATTCGCGGTCCGGCACGTAGTCGGGCCGGGTGCCCGCCTGCGGCACGGCGGCGAGGGCCGCCGATGCCGACAGGGCGAGCAGTGCGAAGAGCCGGGGGATCAGGCGCATGCGCTCATTGTGCCGCGCGCGGCTTCAGCTTGGCTTCATATTCCAGATCGTCGTAGTAGCCACGCGAGTTGCTGTAGCCCGGGCGGTCTGCCAGACCCGGGATTTCCAGGGTGCCGGTCTGGCGCACATAGTCCTTCCAGGCGGTCAGCATTTCGCCGAGTTTCTGCGGATTGGCGGCGGCCAGGTTGTGCAGTTCGGAGCGGTCCTCGGCGACGTTGTACAGCTCCCAGTCACCGGAGCCCCACGGCTTGTTGGCGTAGACGATCTTCCAGTCGCCCTTGCGCAGCGCCTTGCGCCCGCCCAGCTCCCAGCCCATGGCTTCGTCCTTGCCGTGCACCTCGGTGGCGTTGCCGCGCAGGTAGGCGAGCATGGACTTGCCGCGCAGCGGCACCACGGCGTTGCCCTTGTGCATGGTCGGATAGTGCGCGCCGGCCAGCTGGTACAGGGTGGGGGCGATGTCGGTGATGCGCAGCGCGTCGCGCTTGACGACGCCGGCCTTCACCCCCGGGCCCCAGGCGATGGCGGGCACCGAGATGCCGCCTTCATAGACGAAGGCCTTGTAGAGGTGGAAGGGCGTGGCCGACACCTGCGCCCAGCCCGGGCCGTACTCGGCGAAGGAGCCCGGACGGCCGAGGTTGGCGGTGCTGTTGTCGAGCTGCTTGTGGATCCACTCGCGGGTGCGCGCGACGTCGTACACCGAGTTGCCGTCGGGCCCGTTGTCGGACATGAAGAACACGTAGGTGTTGTCCATCTGGCCGCTCTGCTTCAGGTAGGCGAACAGGCGGCCGATGTTCTGGTCCATGCGGTCCACCATGGCGGCGTACACCGCCATGCGCCGCGCCTCGGAGGCCTTCTGCTCGGGCGTGAGCTCATCCCACTTGGGCCACACCGCGTTGCCCGGGTAGGCGGCTTCGTCGGTGGTGACGATGCCCATCTGGCGCATGCGTGCCAGCCGTTCCTTGCGCAGCGCTTCGTAGCCTGCCTTGTAGCGGCCCTCGTACTTGTTCACGTCCACCTGGGGGGCCTGCAGCGGCCAGTGGGGGGCGGTGTAGGCCAGGTAGGCGAAGAAGGGCTTGCCCGAGTGCTCGCCGGCCTTGAGGTAGTCGATCATCTTCGAGGTGTAGAAATCCGAGGAGTAGAAATCCTTCGGGATGTCCACCGTCTTGCCGTTCTCTCGGTAAATGGCCTTGGGCGACTTGTCCGGGTTGCCGGCGATGACGCCGAGCTGGTCGCCATAGTGGCTGGCGCCGCCCTGCACCAGGGCGTAGGACTGATCGAAGCCGCGCGCGGCCGGGCTGAACTGCTCCGGCACCCCCAGGTGCCACTTGCCGGTCATGGCGGTGCGGTAGCCGGCGCTCTTGAGCACTTCGGCGACGGTCACCACGCGATCGTTCAGGTGCCCCTCGTAGCCCGGCTTGCCCTTCTGTTCGGGGACCAGCAGCTCGCCCATGTCGCCGAAGCCGGCCAGGTGGTTGTCGGTGCCCGACATGAGCATGGCGCGGGTGGGCGAGCAGAACGGCGAGGCGTAGAACTGGGTCATCGTCGTGCCGTCGTGGGCGAGCTTGTCCAGGTTGGGCGTGGCGATGTCGCCGCCGAAGCGGCCGATGTCCGAATAGCCCAGGTCGTCCGCCAGGATGACGATGAGATTGGGCCGTTTGGCCACGGGGGCCGCCTGGGCCAGCGGTGCCTGGGCGATGCCCGCCAGGGCGAGCGCGCAGGCGGCGAGGGTGCCTGCGAGGCGTTTCGTGTGTGTGGAATCAATGGTCTTGTTCAAGGTGGATCTCCTCATCCGAGTCCCTTCGGGCGCGCTGGCCGGCCGGGGGTGATGGTGGGTTAGGTGCCGCCGGAGGCCGTCTGCGTTGGCCCGTCGGTCAGCCCGTTGCCGGGGTCAGAAGCTCGCGGAAAGACGAAACTCGACGCCGCTCGAATCCTTGCCGCCGGCCTTCTCGACCGCCGGGCCGACATCGAAGCGCATGAGATCGATATCGACGGCGAAGTTGCGGCTGGGGGCCCAGCGACCGCCGATCTGGTAGGCGGTGCCGATGTCGCGTTCGTCGTTGCCCAGGGTGCCGACCACGGGACGCATGCCCGGCAGGTACACGTAGTCGTTGGTGTTCTGCCGCCAGGTCCGCATGATCTCGGCGTGGACGTGGGACTTCGGGATCGGCGAAAAGGCGAGCGAGGGGCCGAAGATGATGATGTTCGACTGGGTGGTCACGCCGGCGATGCCGTATTCCCCGTTCTTGGGGTAGAGCGGATCGAAGGTGTGGCTGTTCGAGCCGTTCGGCTTGCCGCCGCTGGCGGCGTCGAAATGGATGCCGACGGCGATCTTGTGGGCCGAATCGAGCTTGTACTGGGTGTGGCTGCGGATGCCCCAGGCGCGAATGTCGCGGTCGGCATGGTCGCCGGTCTGGCCCACGACATCCCAGGTCCATTTGAACTTCTCGGTGTTGCCGAAGAAGCGGCCGCCGAAGGTCTGGCGGTCTTCTTCGCCGACAAAGCCCTGGAAGCGGCGTGTCTCGATATGGCGGGTGAAGCCGTACAGGTCGAGGGCCATGCCCTTGGCCAGTGGCAAGGTGCCGTAGGCGCCGTAGATCTGGGTGTTCTCGTCGGCGCGGTTGTTCATGGCGCCGATCTCGTAGGCGATGGGCTGGAGCGCGACCAGATCCAGGCGTTTGCCGTCCTGGGCCTTCACCGTCGCGCGGATGCCGTCGAAGGCGAGGCGGACGTTGCGCAGGTCGCCGATGTTGAACAGCGCCCCCTGGCCGAACTGGATCTCCTGGCGGCCGGCGCGCAGCGTGGCCTTGGCGTCGCCGAGACCGAAGTTCAGATCCACGAAGCCCTGGGCGACATCGGTGCCGTTGCCGTCGCGCAGGGTGGGGAGCTTCGCGCCCCAGGTGCTGGTGTTCTGCATCTGCAGGAAGGCGCGCACCGCATCGTCGAACAAGTGCAGATCGGCGTGCAGCTGCAGACGTTGCATGACGAAGGAATCGTCCTGGAACGGGCCCAGCGCGAAGTCGGGATTGCTGATGGTGCGGTGGGTGAAGCGCATATCGCCGCCGAGCACCAGCCAGGAGGACTCGCCGAGTTCGTGGTAGCGGATCGCATCGAGCGGATCGGTGCGCTTGGCCGGGTCCTTGAGGAAGCGGTAGTCCGCGGCCCAGCGCGATGGTCCTTGTGGCAGGGGGCGAGCGGTTTCGAGTGGATTGGGGGTTTGCGCCTGAGCGGGGGCGGGCAGACCGGCGCCGGCGAGCGCGATCGCGCCGACGGCCAAGGCGAAGGACGTCTTGTGCATGCTTGTCTCCGTTGTCGTGTTTTGTTTCTTGTCATTCCACGAGCGCGTCGATGTGGCGCTCGCGGTGGAGACTGTCTGCAACTCGTGTGCCAAGGGATTCGCCGCCATGACGCCCGGGTGGGCGGTGCGGGGGGCGTGTGGGTGTAACGCAATAAATCTCGATATTTAGTCAAATGACCGAGATTGAAGGGCGGCGATCCGTGGGGGCGTGCCGGGCGCGGCCGAGTGGTCGAATTTCGACCGCTCCCTCGACAGGGGTGGGCGAATATTGCCCGGCCGCGGATCAGTCGGCGAGTTTGTTGCGCAGGGTGGCGCGGGTGACGCCGAGCAGGGCCGCCGCCTGGGTCTTGTTGCCGCCGCACAGGTAGAGGACGTGGGCGATGTAGTCGGCCTCGAAGTCGCTCAGGGGACGGATGGCGCTCTCGTCCCCGGGCCAGGCGGCGGCGCCCGGCTCCCCGTCGTCGTGCAGTTCCTTGGGCAGGTGGCGCACTTCGATGGTGTCGCCGCCGGAGAGGATCGCGGCCCGCTCCATCACGTTGCGCAGCTCGCGGATGTTGCCCGGCCAGCGGTAGGCCAGCAGCAGGGGGGGCACGTCGGCGGCGATGCGCGGCACCTCGATGCCGATCTCGGGCGCCACCTGTTCGAGGAAATGGCGTGCCAGTGTGAGGATGTCTTCCTGGCGCTCGCGCAGGGGCGGGATGTCGATGGCGGCGACGTTGAGGCGGAAGTACAGGTCCTCGCGGAAGCTGCCGTCCCGGGTCATGGCGCGCAGGTCGCGGTGGGTGGCGGCGACGAAGCGCACGTCCACCGACAGCTCGGCCTGGCCGCCGAGGCGGCGGAAGCGCTGGGTCTCGAGCACCCGCAGCAGCTTGGGCTGCAGGGCGGGGGCCAGATCGCCGATCTCGTCAAGGAACAGGGTGCCGCCGTCGGCCAGCTCCAGCAGGCCGCGCTTGGTCTGCTTGGCATCCGTGAAGGCGCCACGTTCATGGCCGAACAGCTCCGATTCGAGCAGGCCTTCGGGCAGCGAGGCGCAGTTGAGCGTCACCCAGGGGCCGCCGGCGCGCATCGAGCGTTCATGGATCGTGTGCGCGATCTTCTCCTTGCCGACGCCGGATTCGCCCCGGATGAGCACCGGCACCTTGCCCGCGGCGGCCACCTTGTGGGTCGTCTCCAGCATGTCGAGGAAGACCGCCGTGCCGCCGCGCAGCTCGTCCGTGCTGGCCGATTTCGCCTGCGCCCGCCGCCAGGCCACCTCGCGGCGCAGCTGGTGGGTTTCGAGCACGCGCCGGATCAGTTCGCGCAGATCCTCCAGGTCGAAGGGCTTGTTGATGTAGTCGTAGGCGCCCGCCTTGAGGCTGGCCACCGCGGTGCGCACTTCCGGGTAGGCGGTCATGACGACGAACAGGGGCGCGCTGCCGCCGTCGCCGACGGCGGCCATGGTCCGGGTGATCACGTCGAGCCCGCTCATGTCGGGCAGGTGGAGGTCGAGCAGGGTGACCGCGAAGCGGCGGGCGGCCAGCCGTTCGAGCGCGGTGGCGCCGTCGGCGGCGGTGTCCACCTCGAAGCCCTGTCGTGCGAGGAACTTCGCGACGGTGCTGCGCAGGGTGTCGTCGTCTTCAACGAGCAGGATCGATTGGGTCATGGTCTTCGATGGCGAGGGGCCAGATCAGGGTCACCCGGGTACCGCGGCCGGGCTCGCTGGTGATGGAAACGCTGCCGCCATGATCCTCGACGATCTTGCGCACGATCGGCAAGCCCAGGCCACTGCCGTCGCGCCGGGTGGTGAAGAAAGGCTCGAAGATCCGGGTGAGCAGTTCGGGGGCGATGCCGGCGCCCGAGTCGGCCACCTCCAGGCGCGCGGTGGCGCCGGCGCGGGCGGCGCGGATCGCCACGGTGCCGCCCTCGGGCAGGGCGTGGATCGCGTTCATGACCAGGTTGAGCAGCACCTGCTTGAGCTGGTGGCGGTCGGCGCGCAGGGGCGGCAGGGTATCGAGGCCGGCGACCTCGAAGCGCACCTTGCCGCTGCGCGCATCGCGCCGGGTCCAGAACAGGACGTCGTCGAGGATGCGCTCGAGCGCACAGGCCTCGGGCGCGGGCGCCTGCTGCGCGGCGTAGCCATGGAAGCTGCGCAGGAAGGCGGACAGGCGGTCGATCTCCGCCTCCAGCCGCGCCAGATCCTCATGCACGTCGTCCGGCAGCGCCGCCTCGTGTTGCAGCGACTGGGCGACGGCCTTCATGCCGCCGAGCGGGTTGCCGATCTCATGGGCCAGCCCCATGGTCAGCTCGCCCATGGTGGTCAGCTTCTCCATCTGGAACATCTGCCGGTCCAGCTCGCGCCGCTCGTCCTGCAGGGCCCGGCGCTCGAACACGGTCGCCAGGCGCTGGGCCACCAGATCGAGCAGTCCGCGCGCCTGGTCATGGACGGTTCGGTCGTCGGCGCTGGCGCGCGGTGGATCGTAGGTGACGGTCAGCTGTCCGTGCGTCTGCCCTTCGGCGAG
The nucleotide sequence above comes from Nitrogeniibacter mangrovi. Encoded proteins:
- a CDS encoding sigma-54-dependent transcriptional regulator — translated: MTQSILLVEDDDTLRSTVAKFLARQGFEVDTAADGATALERLAARRFAVTLLDLHLPDMSGLDVITRTMAAVGDGGSAPLFVVMTAYPEVRTAVASLKAGAYDYINKPFDLEDLRELIRRVLETHQLRREVAWRRAQAKSASTDELRGGTAVFLDMLETTHKVAAAGKVPVLIRGESGVGKEKIAHTIHERSMRAGGPWVTLNCASLPEGLLESELFGHERGAFTDAKQTKRGLLELADGGTLFLDEIGDLAPALQPKLLRVLETQRFRRLGGQAELSVDVRFVAATHRDLRAMTRDGSFREDLYFRLNVAAIDIPPLRERQEDILTLARHFLEQVAPEIGIEVPRIAADVPPLLLAYRWPGNIRELRNVMERAAILSGGDTIEVRHLPKELHDDGEPGAAAWPGDESAIRPLSDFEADYIAHVLYLCGGNKTQAAALLGVTRATLRNKLAD
- a CDS encoding alginate export family protein, producing MHKTSFALAVGAIALAGAGLPAPAQAQTPNPLETARPLPQGPSRWAADYRFLKDPAKRTDPLDAIRYHELGESSWLVLGGDMRFTHRTISNPDFALGPFQDDSFVMQRLQLHADLHLFDDAVRAFLQMQNTSTWGAKLPTLRDGNGTDVAQGFVDLNFGLGDAKATLRAGRQEIQFGQGALFNIGDLRNVRLAFDGIRATVKAQDGKRLDLVALQPIAYEIGAMNNRADENTQIYGAYGTLPLAKGMALDLYGFTRHIETRRFQGFVGEEDRQTFGGRFFGNTEKFKWTWDVVGQTGDHADRDIRAWGIRSHTQYKLDSAHKIAVGIHFDAASGGKPNGSNSHTFDPLYPKNGEYGIAGVTTQSNIIIFGPSLAFSPIPKSHVHAEIMRTWRQNTNDYVYLPGMRPVVGTLGNDERDIGTAYQIGGRWAPSRNFAVDIDLMRFDVGPAVEKAGGKDSSGVEFRLSASF